The following nucleotide sequence is from Juglans microcarpa x Juglans regia isolate MS1-56 chromosome 6D, Jm3101_v1.0, whole genome shotgun sequence.
TCACCACCTAACTAGGACTAGTAAACTTATCTTCAAACACAAAGGCATTCCTCCTCCTCCAAATGCCCCTCATAATAGCAACAATTCTTGCCAAGCATCTAGGTGAGAGCCTATTACTCAATTCCATCCACAGGTTAGAGAAATCAATGATCTGGTTCAACCACTTCTTCACGGGACCCCCATCATCAGACCAAACATTAGCAACCCCAGGGCAGCACCATAGGGCATATTGCACATCCTCTTCCTCCCTTCTACAGATAGGACACCAAGAGTCCTCAGAAACCTTTCTTTTGAACAAATTAGACCTCGTATGAAAGGCATTATTTAAAACATTCCAAACAAAGTGCTTATAGCCTCCCGGCACTTCCAAAGCCCAGACATTCTTCCACTGGTCTGCATCCTTTCTCTCGATAGATGTACTCCATTTCCTCTCACTTTTCTATTGCAACTTGGCATAATAAACACTCATCACAGAAAAATTACCCTTCTTAGAGAAGACCCAAAATATCCTATCATTTGCCCCAAGACAGCTAATAGGGATAGCACAAATCATACAACCTCAACCTTACTAAAGATCCTAGCAATGAGTTCCACCTTCCATTCCTTTCTCTCATTATCAATTAATTTAGCCACCTTTGTGTCTGCTTCTAACACTTGAACAGGAGATTAAACACAAAAAGACGTATCATATTAAGAGTTACGAgatctctttataattataaaactttCTTTTGATAATAAAGAGTCACGTTATACCATACATTACAggataataaaaaggaaaatgatttacacaatatttttcataatactttacacaattatgttttaaaggaaggtatttttataaaatattttataaaaataatattattttacaaaaatacccttaatttataacattattatgaaatatattgtgaaaatgttatatatatctCACTACTCTAATAAAAATACCtcgtattatataatattaaagagtgttttttttttagaggaatATTAAAGAGAATTTTTAGTCAGTAATTCTATAtcacatatattaaaaaaaataaaaagatatgcGGTGAATTACTGCGTAGAAtttttcaacattcaaatatatgCAATAGGAAAACAAGCAGAAAACACAGAAAGCGAAAATGGCGAGCAAGAGGAACGTCTGGCTCCTGAGGatcgttctcttcctcttcgcTCTCAACTCCATTTCACTCTGCGTTTACTTCGCTTCCCACTCCAAATCCTCTgcctcctccatctccaaccTCCGCCATAACTACCATAATCCTCGTATTAACCGTCTCCGGTTCCGCAACAAGCTCAAGTCTTGGCCCATCTTACCCTCCTACCTTCCCTGGTCCCACCCACCCACTAACACTGGCTCCTGCGAGGCCTACTTCGGCAACGGCTTCTCTCTCCGCCTCGATCTCATCTCCCCAGCGGCGGATCCCCGCGGATGGTTCCGCTGCTGGTACAGCGAGACCCTTCGCAGCTCTGTGTGCGAGGGAGGGAGTCTTCGGATGGTCCCAGCGAGGGTCGGGGTCTCCAAGGGAGGGGAGATGTTAGACCAGGTGATCGGGAGGCGTGAGGAGGACGAGCTTCCCAAATTCCAAAACGGTGCTTTCGAGGTCGACGGAGGAGTTGGGTTTGAGGGTCCGCCACGGAGACTCGTCGACGACGAGTTCCTCGATCGTTACGTGCCGCAGGGGAGATCCTGATTCATACCATGCGGGCTCTGATCGGGTCTGTTCGTGTCGTCGCGGCGAGCGAGTTCGAGTGCCAAGAGGTTAGACGTTTAGTTTGGTGTTTTGTTTGTTGGATTTCGAGTACCAATATTAGATTTGATTACTTCTTGACTTCTTATTCACTTCATTGGTTTCTTACTTTCTATCTATGGATCTGGAAGTTGATTAAATCCGGAAATTTAGTAATTGTTTTGGGTGGTTTACTCATGAAGTTTCCATTTTTAAGTGGGCGTGCAGGTTTGGTAGGTTGTGATATGTCagtcttcttctctctttttattatttttcttgttctgcGTAGGCGTTGATTGTGAAAACTTCGATGGGATTTGGATGTTCTGGTGTTGAAAGTGGTGGGTTTAATGCCAATATTAGTGTTCAATAGAAATTGCTAAAAAACCGATCCTTGTTTACAACCACACATTGTctataatcaaaattattattttattttctgctctttatgttttttatatggAAGGTTTTTACCTGCAGTGGATTGAGGAGCCTACGCTGCTGGTGACGCGCTTTGAGTATGCGAACCTTTTCCACACTGTCACAGACTGGTACAGCGCATATGTCTCTTCAAGAGTTACAGGATTGCCCAATCGACCTCGATTGGTTTTCGTGGACGGCCACTGTATGGTATGTATGCTTGATTTGGCATAGTTTGTTTATTCTGTAGGCTGCCGGTTGCACGTTTGTTGTTTAAGAACTCTTGATAATGCTGCTGTGAATACTCTTATCATCATGTTATTCGATGTTGATTAAGGGATGGAACGGAGAATGACAGGAAGAGAAATACTGGACATTAAGTTTAGGGTCGTACTATAGGAATCTTGCAGGATTTTGGACAGTTAACATGAAGGAGgttcttaaacaataaaaattatggACTTTACCCATATATTTTAGTGCAGAAATCTTGTGTTGGATGGTAGGTTTTATATGATGTCAATTTAGGAAGATGAAAATAGAACTTGGATCCAACTCTACAGACTTCTCATATGCATATTCTCAGAATGTTAACAATCCACCTTTTGTGGCGTGTCACAAGCAATGAGTTTTTATAATATACAGATTACTGAAGGAGAAATAAAAGTGGGGTTCTGAGACATATTGGGACAAGGTACTCCATTATGTACCAGTGAATGTTATTCCAACGCTCAACCTTTCTTAAAGTGGTGGTTTTTCTAGCAGGGGGAAGTAATGAGGGTTTCCTATGGAGGAAAGAGGAGCTTCAGTTTTTTTTAGTTACCCTCTTAAACATGAATGTTCTTCCACTAATTTATTGGAAGCATGATAGCTTATTATCTTCATCCCTGTCTCTAGTTCCTAGGGTTGTCTTTTGTGTGTGCATGTTTGCCTGTATGAATAGTTTGCATTGACTTTATCTCTATCGTTTTTACGCATTTCTTGATGAGTGCTATTCCATGTTTAGTTATCCACATATCCTGATCTATCTTCCTTTGGTGGAAATATTTCAGACATCTTTGGAAGAAACATGGAAAGCATTGTTTTCTAGCCTTCGATATGCGAAGAATTTTAGTGGTCCTGTTTGCTTTCGCCATGCTATTCTCTCACCTTTGGGATATGAGACTGCTTTATTTAAGGGGCTGACTGAAGAAATAAATTGTCATGGAGCATCTGCACACGACCTATGGCAAAATCCTGATGACCGGAAAACTGCTCGATTATCTGAATTTGGGGAAATAATCAGAGCTGCTTTTGGGTTTCCTGTACATAGACACCGTGTTGAAAAGCCAGTCTCTGGTCTTAATGTCCTCTTTGTTCGACGGGAAGATTATTTAGCTCATCCTCGACATGGTGGTAAAGTTGAATCAAGGCTTAGCAATGAAGAACAAGTGTTTGATTCGTTGAAAACATGGGCATATAATAATGACTCGTGCAAAATAAACCTTGTCAATGGATTGTTTGCACACATGCCTATGAAGGAGCAAGTCCGAGCCATTCAAGATGCTTCGGTAATTATTGGTGCACACGGTGCAGGTCTGACTCATTTAGTATCTGCAATGCCAAAAACTGTGGTTCTGGAGATTATTAGCAGCCAGTATCGACGACCGCATTTTGCATTGATAGCCAAGTGGAAAGGGTTGGAGTATCATGCAATTAATCT
It contains:
- the LOC121235058 gene encoding LOW QUALITY PROTEIN: beta-1,2-xylosyltransferase (The sequence of the model RefSeq protein was modified relative to this genomic sequence to represent the inferred CDS: inserted 1 base in 1 codon), translated to MASKRNVWLLRIVLFLFALNSISLCVYFASHSKSSASSISNLRHNYHNPRINRLRFRNKLKSWPILPSYLPWSHPPTNTGSCEAYFGNGFSLRLDLISPAADPRGWFRCWYSETLRSSVCEGGSLRMVPARVGVSKGGEMLDQVIGRREEDELPKFQNGAFEVDGGVGFEGPPRRLVDDEFLDRYVPXGEILIHTMRALIGSVRVVAASEFECQEWIEEPTLLVTRFEYANLFHTVTDWYSAYVSSRVTGLPNRPRLVFVDGHCMTSLEETWKALFSSLRYAKNFSGPVCFRHAILSPLGYETALFKGLTEEINCHGASAHDLWQNPDDRKTARLSEFGEIIRAAFGFPVHRHRVEKPVSGLNVLFVRREDYLAHPRHGGKVESRLSNEEQVFDSLKTWAYNNDSCKINLVNGLFAHMPMKEQVRAIQDASVIIGAHGAGLTHLVSAMPKTVVLEIISSQYRRPHFALIAKWKGLEYHAINLDGSYAKPEIVIDKLSGILRSLGC
- the LOC121235603 gene encoding uncharacterized protein LOC121235603 produces the protein MYVLEADTKVAKLIDNERKEWKVELIARIFSKVEKSERKWSTSIERKDADQWKNVWALEVPGGYKHFVWNVLNNAFHTRSNLFKRKVSEDSWCPICRREEEDVQYALWCCPGVANVWSDDGGPVKKWLNQIIDFSNLWMELSNRLSPRCLARIVAIMRGIWRRRNAFVFEDKFTSPNDLINMRIGIGILVRDCHGNVLVVVCLRKDDVVSPFIAECLALKISIEFCLEMGFWSIMMEGDAKGMIEAVLSEELDESVHGQLIDDTNRLLDKDYIGLWVLYIGKEI